One genomic window of Cannabis sativa cultivar Pink pepper isolate KNU-18-1 chromosome 2, ASM2916894v1, whole genome shotgun sequence includes the following:
- the LOC115720945 gene encoding nuclear envelope-associated protein 2 isoform X2: MQCSSLLKELEKKNLSLKEHENRVTRLGEQVDILQKELKARESSQNQLRDEVMRVERDIMEALSKTASNKECELRKILDEVSPKNIENINRLLVAKDEEIARLREEIRIMSDHWKLKTKDLEAQLEKQRRTDQELKKSVLKLEFCLQEAKSQTRKLRRMGERRDKALEELRDQLAVKQVEASSSQKQNFWESSGFKIVVSMSMLVLVVFSKR; the protein is encoded by the exons ATGCAGTGCTCATCACTTCTTAAGGAGCTAGAGAAGAAGAATCTTTCATTAAAAGAGCACGAGAATCGTGTAACCAGGCTAGGGGAGCAAGTAGATATTCTACAAAAGGAACTTAAAGCTCGAGAATCTTCCCAAAATCAGCTGCGAGATGAAGTTATGAGGGTCGAACGTGATATAATGGAAGCTCTTTCCAAAACTGCGTCGAACAAGGAATGTGAACTGAGGAAGATATTAGATGAGGTCTCTCCAAAGAACATAGAGAACATTAATAGGCTGTTAGTTGCTAAGGATGAAGAAATAGCTAGACTGAGAGAGGAAATCAGGATAATGTCTGATCACTGGAAGCTCAAGACTAAGGATTTGGAAGCACAG TTAGAGAAGCAACGTCGAACCGATCAGGAATTGAAGAAGAGCGTGTTGAAGTTGGAATTCTGTCTCCAGGAAGCTAAATCTCAGACACGCAAACTCCGAAGG ATGGGAGAGCGAAGAGACAAAGCTTTGGAAGAACTCAGAGACCAATTAGCTGTGAAACAAGTTGAAGCTTCAAGTTCCCAAAAGCAAAATTTCTGGGAAAGTTCTGGTTTCAAGATTGTTGTTTCCATGTCGATGTTGGTATTGGTAGTTTTCTCGAAGCGAtag
- the LOC115720945 gene encoding nuclear envelope-associated protein 2 isoform X1: protein MSNSKVSSSSPSLCSISAPDIDPLLKDLNERKQSFRRNVVSLAAELKEVRSRLASQEQIFAKETTTRQEAETKAKNMEDQICKLQRRLEERNEQLQASTSTTEKHLKELDDLRSKLTDTQATADASAASAQSAQMQCSSLLKELEKKNLSLKEHENRVTRLGEQVDILQKELKARESSQNQLRDEVMRVERDIMEALSKTASNKECELRKILDEVSPKNIENINRLLVAKDEEIARLREEIRIMSDHWKLKTKDLEAQLEKQRRTDQELKKSVLKLEFCLQEAKSQTRKLRRMGERRDKALEELRDQLAVKQVEASSSQKQNFWESSGFKIVVSMSMLVLVVFSKR from the exons ATGTCAAATTCCAAAGTCTCATCATCTTCACCATCCTTATGTTCAATATCAGCCCCTGATATTGATCCTTTGCTCAAGGATTTGAATGAGAGAAAGCAGAGTTTTCGGCGAAACGTGGTGTCTTTGGCAGCTGAACTAAAGGAAGTTCGGAGCCGCTTGGCATCTCAAGAGCAAATTTTTGctaaagaaacaacaacaagacaG gaGGCAGAGACAAAGGCTAAAAACATGGAAGACCAGATTTGTAAATTGCAGAGGAGACTTGAAGAGAGGAATGAGCAACTTCAAGCTTCAACATCTACAACTGAGAAG CACTTGAAGGAGTTAGATGATCTCAGATCAAAGCTCACAGACACTCAAGCAACTGCGGATGCTAGTGCTGCATCAGCTCAATCTGCACAAATGCAGTGCTCATCACTTCTTAAGGAGCTAGAGAAGAAGAATCTTTCATTAAAAGAGCACGAGAATCGTGTAACCAGGCTAGGGGAGCAAGTAGATATTCTACAAAAGGAACTTAAAGCTCGAGAATCTTCCCAAAATCAGCTGCGAGATGAAGTTATGAGGGTCGAACGTGATATAATGGAAGCTCTTTCCAAAACTGCGTCGAACAAGGAATGTGAACTGAGGAAGATATTAGATGAGGTCTCTCCAAAGAACATAGAGAACATTAATAGGCTGTTAGTTGCTAAGGATGAAGAAATAGCTAGACTGAGAGAGGAAATCAGGATAATGTCTGATCACTGGAAGCTCAAGACTAAGGATTTGGAAGCACAG TTAGAGAAGCAACGTCGAACCGATCAGGAATTGAAGAAGAGCGTGTTGAAGTTGGAATTCTGTCTCCAGGAAGCTAAATCTCAGACACGCAAACTCCGAAGG ATGGGAGAGCGAAGAGACAAAGCTTTGGAAGAACTCAGAGACCAATTAGCTGTGAAACAAGTTGAAGCTTCAAGTTCCCAAAAGCAAAATTTCTGGGAAAGTTCTGGTTTCAAGATTGTTGTTTCCATGTCGATGTTGGTATTGGTAGTTTTCTCGAAGCGAtag
- the LOC115721308 gene encoding pentatricopeptide repeat-containing protein At5g65560, translating to MAVKVSSLAFSKRLPIWVISSANISSVSYASSAEIFPETNPPNSFDFKQNIQFLRNELVPDSLIRVLDGTNDLSSAVKIFKWASLQNRFFHTADTYFQIILKLGLAGHIQEMEGFCQNMVRDRIPGTEEAFSALINEFVKHSKLSEAKVALVNMSLGGHNPSIETFNALMGALVKTKRDFHDVLFVYKEMVKSGVLPTIDTLNFLLEVLVDTDRLEIALDQFKRMNKKGCLPNARSFEITIKGLIAKNRVDEAVKTLYEMFESECHPDLSFFSCTIPLFCQENRPNEGIKLFRMMKDSNFVPDLSTYTVLIKCLCEDLLFDEVVSLLEEATEIGSELPTDVVVDVINMFCKLEKVNEAIKFLEDSHILETSPYNALLAGCYGTGKLSTAKDVLCKMSERDIDDCDSWNILIRHVCEQEGIKKASELVGRMVVSSFTPNCDTYSSLVFGNCKLSKYNDAMELFYKIKAKCWVLDTVSYAKLVEGLCSLGRIQEAAEVFSYMSNKGCSLQSSSFNMLIKGVCDTGHLTEALRLRQLAYYSGTSCTSSTYTMIMRGLLTVNKPRDVSVVFSQMLVEGINLDLEAYCILIVSMDLQHQIKNCTLLFNMMINEGLVPDSERLLHMLSCIANQCQLSMVLCSINKLICREEINASIFNILINGLWKEGNKREANRILDLMLEKGLVPDAKTHGLLVGTNGREDMYSEAPSYGNSATQDTVSNILVEGLENM from the coding sequence ATGGCTGTAAAGGTATCGTCTTTAGCATTTTCTAAGAGATTACCCATCTGGGTTATTTCAAGTGCAAACATTTCGTCAGTTTCCTATGCCAGTTCAGCTGAAATTTTCCCTGAAACCAACCCGCCAAATTCATTTGATTTCAAACAAAATATTCAGTTTTTGAGGAATGAACTTGTTCCGGATAGCTTAATCCGGGTTTTAGATGGTACAAATGATTTGAGTTCAGCTGTAAAGATATTCAAATGGGCTTCTCTCCAAAATCGGTTTTTTCATACGGCAGATACGTATTTTCAGATTATTCTTAAGCTGGGTTTGGCTGGGCATATTCAGGAAATGGAGGGGTTCTGTCAAAATATGGTAAGAGATAGAATTCCAGGTACTGAAGAGGCTTTTTCAGCATTGATTAATGAGTTTGTTAAACATAGTAAGCTGAGTGAAGCGAAAGTGGCTCTTGTCAATATGAGTTTAGGTGGCCATAATCCCTCAATTGAGACATTTAATGCTTTAATGGGTGCTTTAGTGAAAACCAAGAGAGATTTTCATGATGTACTGTTTGTGTATAAAGAGATGGTGAAGTCAGGAGTCTTGCCAACTATTGAcactttaaattttttgttagAGGTGTTGGTTGATACTGACCGCCTAGAAATTGCATTGGATCAGTTTAAGAGGATGAACAAGAAAGGTTGTCTTCCAAATGCAAGATCCTTTGAGATTACTATAAAGGGTCTTATTGCCAAAAATAGAGTGGATGAAGCTGTTAAAACATTGTATGAAATGTTTGAATCTGAGTGTCATCCTGATTTAAGCTTTTTTAGTTGTACAATACCGTTGTTTTGTCAGGAAAACAGACCAAATGAGGGAATCAAGTTATTCAGAATGATGAAAGATTCTAACTTTGTGCCGGATTTGTCAACTTATACAGTCTTAATTAAGTGTTTATGTGAAGATCTTTTGTTCGATGAGGTAGTCTCTCTTCTTGAAGAAGCAACAGAAATTGGATCAGAACTGCCTACTGATGTGGTTGTTGATGTAATCAACATGTTTTGTAAATTAGAGAAAGTAAATGAGGCTATAAAATTCTTAGAAGATAGTCATATTCTTGAAACTTCTCCATATAATGCATTACTTGCAGGTTGCTATGGGACTGGTAAACTGTCTACAGCAAAAGATGTTCTATGTAAAATGTCTGAGAGAGATATAGACGATTGTGATTCTTGGAACATTCTTATCAGACATGTGTGTGAGCAAGAAGGGATCAAGAAAGCCTCTGAGCTTGTTGGTAGAATGGTTGTATCTTCTTTTACTCCTAATTGTGACACTTACTCATCTTTAGTTTTCGGAAACTGCAAATTGAGCAAGTACAATGATGCTATGGAATTGTTTTATAAGATTAAGGCCAAATGCTGGGTTTTAGATACCGTATCTTACGCTAAGCTAGTTGAAGGCCTTTGCAGCCTTGGACGGATTCAAGAGGCTGCTGAAGTTTTCTCTTACATGTCTAATAAGGGATGCTCTCTTCAGTCATCTTCATTTAATATGTTGATTAAGGGTGTTTGTGACACTGGGCATCTCACCGAAGCTTTAAGGCTACGCCAATTAGCTTACTATTCAGGTACTTCTTGTACAAGTTCAACTTATACGATGATTATGCGTGGTTTGTTGACAGTAAACAAACCAAGAGATGTCTCAGTAGTCTTCTCACAGATGCTGGTAGAGGGTATTAATCTCGACTTGGAAGCGTACTGCATCCTCATAGTGAGCATGGATTTGCAGCATCAAATAAAGAATTGTACATTGCTTTTCAATATGATGATTAATGAAGGCCTTGTACCTGATTCAGAAAGACTTCTTCATATGCTGTCTTGTATAGCCAACCAATGTCAGTTGTCTATGGTTTTATGTTCGATCAATAAACTTATATGCAGAGAAGAAATCAATGCATCGATATTCAATATTCTGATTAATGGACTGTGGAAAGAGGGTAATAAAAGAGAGGCCAATCGGATATTGGATTTGATGTTGGAAAAGGGTTTGGTCCCTGATGCTAAGACTCATGGATTGTTGGTTGGTACTAATGGTAGAGAAGATATGTATAGCGAGGCGCCGAGCTATGGGAATTCTGCTACACAAGACACTGTCAGCAACATACTAGTTGAAGGCTTAGAAAACATGTGA
- the LOC115720776 gene encoding uncharacterized protein LOC115720776: MNQPSSAKPSPIPNQNPTPLIKNNSNHARLATAECGNCGSPNRWVLHHVRIRGIHRRLCTTCVLRLHPSLFCPGCFQFYDSNNVPPPSKRLTCSKCSSFTHTHCAQTPPPSRPPPTSSSASVMASSSGSASSYLCPACASPNFNFFDVDSEPNRAIDKKLALVLLCAAKISAASMTKAVIVARAEAERRVREAALARKRAKEALDNLATLFSSRGEKAMRKDVVGDGSAVVSGSRKNPLAQNSQVGKAFNGFTPPPSRQNPANLGSSQLIEKKDNRERKSVVDHHLHRPTTLQSNGNVHDKDKSVAMDADKEKVKLEPKIQ; the protein is encoded by the coding sequence ATGAACCAGCCATCATCGGCGAAGCCCAGTCCCATTCCTAACCAAAACCCTACTCCCTTGatcaagaacaacagcaaccaTGCCAGGTTAGCTACGGCGGAATGCGGCAACTGTGGGTCGCCGAATCGGTGGGTTCTCCACCATGTTCGTATCAGAGGCATCCATCGCCGCCTCTGCACGACCTGCGTCCTCCGTCTCCACCCTTCATTATTCTGCCCTGGTTGCTTTCAGTTCTACGATTCTAACAACGTTCCTCCTCCTTCTAAACGCCTCACCTGCTCCAAATGTTCCTCTTTCACCCACACTCATTGCGCTCAAACGCCGCCACCGTCGCGTCCGCCGCCGACTTCTTCTTCGGCTTCGGTTATGGCGTCTTCTTCCGGCTCAGCCTCTTCTTATCTCTGTCCGGCTTGCGCTTCCCCCAATTTCAACTTCTTTGACGTTGATTCCGAACCCAATCGAGCGATAGACAAGAAACTTGCTCTTGTCTTGCTCTGTGCTGCTAAGATCTCCGCTGCTTCCATGACCAAGGCCGTGATCGTTGCTAGGGCTGAGGCTGAGCGACGAGTCCGCGAGGCTGCCCTAGCCCGGAAGAGGGCGAAGGAAGCCCTAGATAACTTGGCGACTCTCTTCAGCAGCAGGGGAGAGAAAGCTATGCGCAAGGATGTTGTTGGCGATGGCTCCGCTGTGGTTTCTGGGTCCCGTAAAAACCCACTTGCTCAGAATTCGCAAGTGGGAAAGGCGTTCAATGGGTTTACTCCTCCTCCTTCTAGGCAGAATCCAGCGAATCTTGGTTCCTCTCAACTCATTGAAAAAAAAGATAATCGGGAGCGCAAATCTGTTGTTGATCATCATCTTCACCGCCCAACAACCCTCCAATCTAACGGTAATGTACATGACAAGGACAAATCTGTAGCCATGGATGCTGACAAGGAAAAGGTTAAGCTTGAACCAAAGATACAATAA
- the LOC115720944 gene encoding uncharacterized protein LOC115720944 has product MLIMATKRVSNTLVLLFFSLLISSSSGIHVGFSHHAGSTTTRQSSSLDETISFLKESNVSPSQIRVFLTDYKLLPTFSNNGVSVDLYFSHNQLQNLINVSWLKTHVVSLLPNVNIKSIVAITRRQNELSTVLSDLKLVHSILKSFNLDNRVKVSAAFPFSFFKNLSNEQEKELSRIISYIKEKRSYIIVEATMDEEELFIESLIQKANSVTSSTSNLLNDVPMVLTIKSTVLLSSKEVTEFSDKVSKCLLQNNTRIRGNVIGLYTELLTKAEDFEVKELRREKEQIFHTFSRRQLLTTPIKLDPQTPLHDTIFPTTPTIVTVPSSNPVTITPVSPLDTPVPFPLTTPVNVPVTYPSNTPAPITVPGAQPVTNPVTTYPAPAGAVPTTTPPSAPTGNSPVGSGQAWCIAKSGSSETALQSALDYACGSGADCSQIQQSGACYNPNTLQNHASFAFNSYYQKNPAPTSCDFGGTATLVNANPSTGSCVYPTSSSSSSSSSSTPASPSPVTPATPTQTPPTLTPSSPMQGTTTPSTPTTPTVTNPAAGTPSPSWGVAPGSGSTPPTVLNSSTGTTPDFGLDSPPGFNTSTSKAGGLRRPFIGFIFLILGTLLW; this is encoded by the exons atgctTATCATGGCCACTAAAAGAGTTTCCAACACACTTGTTTTACTATTCTTTTCTCTACTCATTAGTTCTTCTTCTG GAATTCATGTGGGGTTTTCCCACCATGCAGGAAGTACCACTACTAGACAGTCCTCTTCATTAGATGAAACAATATCATTCCTCAAAGAAAGTAATGTGTCTCCATCTCAGATTCGGGTTTTCTTGACAGATTACAAGCTTTTACCAACTTTTTCCAACAATGGTGTCTCTGTTGATCTCTACTTCAGTCACAACCAGCTTCAGAATCTAATCAATGTCTCTTGGCTAAAAACCCATGTAGTATCTCTTCTCCCTAATGTTAACATTAAAAGCATTGTAGCAATTACAAGAAGACAAAATGAACTTTCTACAGTTCTGTCTGATCTCAAATTGGTACACTCAATCCTTAAAAGCTTTAATCTTGACAATAGAGTTAAGGTCTCTGCTGCATTCCCTTTCTCATTCTTCAAGAATCTGAGTAATGAACAAGAAAAAGAGCTGAGTAGAATCATCAGTTACATAAAGGAAAAGAGGTCTTATATCATTGTTGAAGCAACCATGGATGAAGAAGAGTTGTTTATTGAATCATTAATTCAAAAGGCTAACTCTGTTACTTCTTCAACTTCAAATCTTCTTAATGATGTTccaatggttttaaccataaaaAGCACTGTTCTTCTCAGTTCAAAAGAAGTAACTGAATTCAGTGACAAAGTCTCCAAATGCTTATTACAAAACAACACTCGAATTAGAGGTAATGTTATTGGGTTATATACAGAGTTACTAACTAAAGCAGAAGATTTTGAAGTGAAAGAACTCAGAAGAGAAAAAGAAcagatttttcatactttttcccGGAGGCAACTCCTCACTACTCCGATCAAACTCGACCCACAAACACCTTTACACGACACAATCTTTCCCACTACTCCGACCATAGTAACTGTTCCTTCTTCAAACCCAGTAACCATAACCCCAGTAAGTCCATTAGATACGCCTGTACCGTTCCCTTTAACCACTCCGGTCAATGTTCCGGTCACATACCCATCGAACACTCCGGCACCTATCACAGTTCCCGGAGCACAACCCGTTACTAATCCAGTCACAACCTATCCGGCACCGGCGGGAGCAGTTCCAACGACGACTCCACCTTCAGCGCCAACAGGAAACTCTCCGGTGGGATCGGGTCAGGCCTGGTGTATAGCAAAAAGTGGGTCGTCGGAGACGGCACTTCAATCGGCATTGGACTACGCTTGCGGCAGTGGAGCCGATTGTTCTCAGATCCAGCAAAGTGGGgcttgttataaccctaatacGCTTCAGAACCACGCCTCGTTCGCCTTCAATAGTTATTATCAGAAGAATCCGGCGCCGACAAGCTGCGATTTTGGAGGCACTGCAACATTAGTTAACGCAAACCCAA GTACTGGCTCGTGTGTCTACCcaacatcttcttcttcttcatcatcatcatcttcaacaCCAGCTTCACCGTCCCCTGTAACTCCGGCAACTCCAACTCAAACGCCACCAACCCTAACTCCCTCTTCTCCAATGCAAGGAACTACAACCCCATCAACTCCAACAACTCCAACGGTGACGAATCCAGCGGCTGGAACACCATCGCCATCATGGGGAGTCGCACCTGG CTCTGGTTCTACTCCGCCGACAGTGTTGAATAGCAGCACCGGAACCACCCCAGATTTTGGATTGGATAGCCCACCTGGGTTCAACACTTCTACATCCAAAGCTGGTGGTTTGAGAAGACCCTTTATTGGGTTCATATTTCTAATACTAGGAACATTGTTATGGTAA